A region from the Arthrobacter roseus genome encodes:
- a CDS encoding DUF3145 domain-containing protein, producing MTVVMARGVLYIHSAPSALCPHIEWAIGSVVDKRTDLEWCPQPAAPGMFRAELSWVGPQGTGAQFASSLRGWAHLRYEITEEQSPGSDGGRWSHTPELGIFHATTDVHGNIMVSEDRIRYAYEAGAGDPAAVYHELSLALGEAWDEELEPFRHAGEGAPVRWLHQVG from the coding sequence ATGACTGTTGTGATGGCTCGCGGAGTGCTGTACATACATTCAGCACCCTCGGCATTGTGCCCACATATTGAGTGGGCAATTGGATCCGTCGTGGATAAGCGGACGGACCTTGAGTGGTGTCCACAGCCGGCTGCGCCCGGAATGTTCCGTGCTGAGTTGTCTTGGGTTGGTCCACAGGGGACGGGCGCTCAATTTGCGTCGTCGTTGCGGGGCTGGGCGCATCTGCGCTACGAGATCACTGAGGAACAGAGCCCAGGGTCCGACGGCGGGCGCTGGTCCCATACGCCGGAGCTCGGAATATTCCATGCAACCACGGATGTCCACGGAAATATTATGGTCTCCGAGGATCGCATTCGATACGCCTACGAGGCAGGCGCGGGCGACCCTGCGGCTGTTTACCACGAACTCTCTCTTGCGCTCGGCGAAGCGTGGGATGAGGAGCTGGAGCCCTTCCGGCACGCTGGTGAGGGTGCCCCAGTTAGATGGCTACACCAGGTGGGCTAG
- a CDS encoding tyrosine recombinase XerC, with amino-acid sequence MTAEGRQQGQIRLPKEFRHAVEGFLRYLVAERGRSINTCRAYESDLTSLLLYCSAGGASVLEDISLNMLRGWLGALNTKGQARSTLARRAAAARSFAAWAVREELISVNPALRLRAPKREQTLPHVLAHAQLSTLFESLESEATEGEPIAVRNRAFLELLYATGIRVGELTGLDVDDVDHDRRMVKVLGKGNKERFVPYGVPAGTAVDDWLRRGRPAIANEHSGAALFLGRRGKRVDQRQVRAVVASLFGALPDTSASGPHALRHTAATHLLDGGADLRGVQELLGHSSLATTQIYTHVSVDRLRTTYQQAHPRA; translated from the coding sequence ATGACAGCAGAGGGGAGGCAGCAAGGGCAGATCCGTTTGCCGAAGGAGTTCAGACACGCGGTAGAGGGCTTCCTACGGTACCTTGTCGCCGAGCGTGGTCGTTCTATCAATACATGCAGAGCCTACGAATCTGACCTCACGTCGCTGCTACTGTACTGTTCTGCCGGTGGCGCGAGTGTGCTGGAAGACATATCCCTGAACATGCTAAGGGGCTGGTTGGGAGCACTCAACACCAAGGGCCAAGCGAGATCCACCCTTGCCCGACGAGCGGCTGCGGCACGCAGTTTCGCCGCATGGGCCGTTCGCGAAGAGCTCATATCCGTCAACCCGGCATTGAGGCTCCGTGCACCCAAGCGAGAGCAGACGCTACCGCACGTCCTTGCTCACGCTCAACTGTCGACTCTGTTTGAGTCTCTGGAAAGCGAAGCAACAGAGGGCGAGCCGATTGCCGTCAGAAACAGGGCCTTCCTAGAACTTCTCTACGCAACTGGTATCAGGGTGGGAGAGCTCACAGGCCTCGATGTGGACGACGTCGACCATGACAGGCGCATGGTCAAGGTGCTCGGTAAGGGCAACAAGGAGAGGTTCGTTCCCTACGGCGTGCCTGCAGGCACTGCCGTCGATGATTGGCTGCGCCGTGGGCGTCCAGCGATAGCAAATGAGCACAGCGGAGCAGCACTGTTTCTGGGCAGACGAGGTAAGAGGGTGGATCAGAGACAAGTCCGAGCCGTTGTAGCCAGTCTTTTCGGTGCCTTGCCGGACACGTCGGCGAGCGGTCCCCATGCACTACGCCACACAGCCGCTACCCACCTCCTCGATGGTGGTGCGGACCTACGCGGCGTGCAAGAACTGCTGGGGCATAGCTCGCTGGCCACAACCCAGATTTACACGCACGTTTCGGTTGACCGACTTCGCACAACCTATCAGCAGGCCCATCCCAGAGCTTAA
- a CDS encoding methylated-DNA--[protein]-cysteine S-methyltransferase — MKMHYLIDSPVGCLTCVVSGGALIRLWAGDNAPAGTDIGVEAPLRWFDLENQFTNYFAGRSAGFDVETQITGTDFQQRVWSQVQRVPYGEQQTYRQIAEALGDPYRARAVGQAIATHPIPIIFPGHRVVRSGSNPDASTEKMIVKKRLLQLESHYTSGGSHNTAGAEWLLFSESA, encoded by the coding sequence ATGAAAATGCACTACTTGATCGACTCACCAGTGGGCTGTCTGACCTGCGTTGTCAGCGGCGGGGCGTTGATCCGGCTCTGGGCCGGAGACAATGCTCCCGCGGGGACGGACATCGGAGTTGAGGCACCGTTGCGTTGGTTCGACCTCGAAAACCAGTTCACAAACTATTTTGCGGGCAGGTCGGCCGGTTTTGACGTAGAGACGCAGATAACGGGAACAGACTTCCAACAACGCGTTTGGTCCCAGGTGCAGCGCGTGCCTTACGGAGAGCAACAAACGTATCGCCAGATAGCGGAGGCTCTTGGGGATCCCTACCGGGCTCGTGCTGTCGGTCAGGCGATAGCAACGCACCCCATACCCATCATCTTCCCCGGCCATAGGGTTGTACGTTCTGGCAGCAACCCGGATGCGTCAACCGAAAAAATGATCGTCAAAAAGCGCTTGTTGCAACTCGAATCGCACTACACATCTGGCGGCTCTCACAACACAGCCGGTGCAGAGTGGCTGCTGTTCAGCGAGTCGGCTTGA
- the dprA gene encoding DNA-processing protein DprA has protein sequence MTGALSERQSRAALSRLFEPSDLVGMALIRAVGAADALRLATAEVPVSAAVQQLVTEVLAEHGLTGRRALLSESMDRWGPRVADLAPQRDLETIRRLGGTLLIPGDDLWPAALEDLQLNTPIGLWARGNPGDGLPRHEKTVAIVGSRDSTHYGASVTGDIAGELAGSGYTVMSGGAYGIDAHAHRAALAATAMETGIPTIAVMACGLDRFYPAGNEDLLRAICERGIVLAEVPPGVSPTRWRFLQRNRIIAAMSAATVVVEARWRSGALNTAHHAASLGRALGAVPGPVHSANSAGCHRLLREADAVCVTDASEVKELCGPMGQELEETRVAPEKVAERAVHDGLCVEDLLLLDALPIRVFSTRDKLAKVSGLSLQGVRVGLARLELAGLAARNASDEWRKNR, from the coding sequence ATGACCGGAGCTCTCTCAGAACGGCAGTCTAGGGCTGCCTTGTCTCGGCTCTTCGAACCCTCGGATCTCGTGGGGATGGCCTTGATCAGGGCGGTGGGGGCGGCAGATGCTCTGCGTCTGGCGACGGCGGAAGTTCCGGTGAGCGCGGCTGTTCAGCAACTCGTAACAGAGGTCCTCGCCGAGCATGGTCTAACCGGCAGGCGGGCGCTGCTCTCCGAATCCATGGACCGCTGGGGTCCGCGCGTCGCGGACCTGGCGCCACAAAGAGATCTGGAGACGATCCGACGGCTCGGCGGCACGCTGCTGATACCCGGCGATGATCTCTGGCCGGCAGCACTGGAGGACCTTCAGCTCAATACTCCAATCGGTTTATGGGCCAGAGGCAACCCAGGCGATGGCCTTCCCCGCCATGAAAAGACAGTTGCCATCGTCGGCTCGCGCGACAGCACTCACTATGGCGCGTCAGTCACTGGCGACATCGCGGGAGAACTGGCTGGCAGTGGCTACACCGTGATGAGCGGCGGAGCCTACGGTATCGACGCACACGCACACAGGGCGGCCCTGGCCGCTACCGCAATGGAGACGGGTATTCCCACCATCGCCGTCATGGCGTGTGGTCTGGATCGCTTCTACCCTGCGGGGAACGAGGATTTGCTACGTGCCATTTGCGAGCGGGGCATCGTGCTCGCTGAGGTGCCCCCGGGTGTATCGCCAACACGGTGGAGATTCCTGCAGCGGAACAGGATCATCGCCGCAATGAGTGCGGCAACGGTTGTGGTGGAGGCGAGGTGGCGCTCCGGGGCACTCAATACCGCCCATCATGCAGCGTCACTGGGCCGGGCGCTCGGAGCCGTTCCTGGACCGGTGCACTCGGCGAACTCAGCGGGCTGCCATCGGCTTCTGCGGGAAGCAGATGCTGTGTGCGTCACGGATGCCTCTGAAGTAAAGGAACTGTGTGGGCCAATGGGACAGGAATTGGAGGAAACCCGCGTGGCACCGGAAAAGGTGGCGGAGCGTGCCGTCCATGACGGTCTGTGCGTGGAAGATCTACTGCTCCTGGACGCACTACCCATACGCGTGTTCTCGACCCGCGACAAATTGGCGAAGGTGTCCGGTTTGAGCCTACAGGGCGTCCGAGTTGGTCTGGCACGACTGGAACTGGCAGGACTGGCAGCCCGAAACGCCAGCGATGAATGGCGCAAAAACCGTTGA
- a CDS encoding YifB family Mg chelatase-like AAA ATPase, whose protein sequence is MSLGRTYAVALMGLDGSLIEVEADIGQSLPNFVILGLPDASLNESRDRIRAAAKNAGIALSARKITVNLIPASLPKRGSGFDLAILMAALRANGDIRDTGTTVFLSEVGLDGRLRPVRGVLPSVIAAVAAGHLDMVVARENLAEAKLVPGVRVRGFDSVAATLLHFGANPKELIMPAVGRLAPDVEPVPSLAEPRRLDMADIAGQAEPRFAVEIAAAGAHHLMMMGPPGAGKTMLAERLPGILPDLSDSHAMEATAIHSISGAAASCTELLRRPPFENPHHSATPAAIIGGGSGIPRPGAASRAHRGVLFLDEAPEYERRVLDALRQPLESGSLVLHRAVGTASYPARFQLVLAANPCPCGLASGKGVDCTCTAQQRRRYFGRISGPLLDRVDLQLTVQRVSMADYSTFTDAETTATVANRVSEARAAQRERLRPWGLWTNSEVPGTVLKKELKLPESVLRPLNEAMRRETITARGYDRVLKVAWTMGDLRGLTQPGADEILEAQQLRQQVAS, encoded by the coding sequence ATGTCTCTGGGCAGAACGTATGCAGTAGCCCTGATGGGGCTGGACGGCTCTCTGATTGAGGTCGAAGCTGATATCGGCCAGAGCCTGCCGAATTTTGTCATCCTCGGACTTCCTGATGCCTCGCTGAATGAATCAAGAGACAGAATTCGAGCGGCCGCAAAGAACGCCGGCATCGCACTGAGTGCACGGAAGATTACCGTCAACCTCATTCCTGCATCGCTTCCCAAACGAGGCAGCGGATTTGATCTCGCGATCCTGATGGCAGCGCTGCGGGCCAACGGTGATATCCGCGATACCGGGACAACAGTCTTTCTATCCGAGGTAGGGCTTGACGGCCGTTTACGGCCCGTTAGAGGAGTACTCCCGTCAGTCATTGCAGCGGTGGCAGCCGGACACCTGGACATGGTAGTTGCCAGAGAAAACCTGGCTGAGGCAAAACTGGTTCCGGGCGTGAGGGTACGTGGCTTTGATTCGGTCGCTGCCACCCTGTTGCATTTTGGCGCTAATCCCAAAGAGCTCATCATGCCCGCCGTGGGGAGGCTCGCACCAGATGTTGAGCCTGTGCCTTCTCTGGCCGAACCGCGGCGGCTTGATATGGCGGACATTGCTGGGCAGGCTGAACCTCGCTTTGCTGTGGAAATTGCCGCGGCAGGCGCACACCATCTCATGATGATGGGACCGCCCGGCGCAGGAAAGACCATGTTGGCGGAGCGGCTGCCCGGCATCCTTCCAGACCTCAGTGACAGCCATGCCATGGAAGCCACGGCCATCCATTCAATATCTGGTGCTGCCGCATCTTGTACGGAACTGCTCAGACGGCCCCCGTTTGAGAACCCGCACCATTCGGCAACACCGGCCGCAATCATCGGCGGCGGATCAGGCATTCCAAGACCGGGGGCGGCGTCACGAGCACACCGTGGCGTGCTGTTTTTGGATGAGGCGCCGGAATACGAGCGCAGGGTGCTGGACGCCCTGCGCCAACCCCTGGAGAGTGGATCCCTTGTGCTCCATCGGGCTGTCGGTACGGCGTCGTATCCGGCGCGGTTCCAACTGGTGCTGGCTGCAAACCCGTGCCCCTGCGGGTTGGCCTCGGGTAAAGGAGTGGACTGCACCTGCACAGCGCAGCAACGACGACGATACTTTGGTCGGATTTCCGGGCCTCTGCTCGACAGAGTGGACCTGCAGCTGACTGTTCAACGCGTGTCGATGGCAGACTATTCAACGTTTACTGATGCCGAGACAACGGCAACTGTGGCCAACCGGGTGTCGGAGGCCCGGGCTGCCCAACGGGAGCGGCTGCGCCCGTGGGGCCTGTGGACCAACTCCGAAGTGCCAGGCACGGTCTTGAAGAAAGAGCTCAAACTGCCTGAATCGGTTCTGCGGCCTCTCAACGAGGCAATGCGCCGAGAGACGATCACGGCGCGAGGATATGACCGGGTTCTCAAAGTTGCCTGGACCATGGGCGATTTGCGCGGGCTGACCCAGCCTGGTGCCGATGAGATTCTTGAAGCACAGCAGTTGCGCCAACAGGTGGCGTCATGA
- a CDS encoding YraN family protein, which produces MKAKDVLGRRGEAVAADYLTNLGLRVIDRNWKCSSGEIDIVAIDRGTLVVVEVKTRSSLNYGHPFEAINAAKLARLYALASQWARAHDLRFAGFRVDAIAVLDTGEDAPRIEHLRAVS; this is translated from the coding sequence ATGAAAGCCAAAGATGTACTGGGCAGGCGCGGGGAAGCCGTTGCTGCCGACTACCTGACAAATCTGGGTCTGCGGGTTATTGACCGAAACTGGAAGTGCTCTTCCGGGGAGATCGATATCGTTGCCATCGACCGCGGAACGCTTGTCGTCGTGGAGGTCAAAACACGGTCCAGCCTGAACTACGGCCATCCGTTCGAGGCGATCAACGCAGCCAAGCTGGCGAGGCTCTACGCGTTGGCTTCCCAATGGGCCCGTGCCCATGATCTGCGGTTCGCCGGCTTCCGCGTAGACGCTATCGCCGTCCTGGACACGGGCGAGGACGCACCGCGCATTGAACACTTGCGGGCGGTGTCCTGA
- a CDS encoding DUF2469 domain-containing protein: MSADDLENYETDMELQLYREYRDVANLFSYVVETERRFYLANHVDLQAKSADGEIYFDLTLQDAWVWDVYRSARFVKSVRVITFKDVNVEELVKNDDLSLPKDAGLER; the protein is encoded by the coding sequence ATGAGTGCTGATGATCTGGAGAACTACGAAACGGATATGGAGCTGCAGCTCTACCGGGAGTACAGGGACGTCGCCAATCTTTTCAGTTACGTCGTGGAGACTGAGCGCCGCTTCTATTTAGCGAATCATGTTGACTTGCAGGCCAAATCGGCCGATGGCGAGATTTACTTTGACCTCACCCTTCAAGACGCATGGGTCTGGGATGTGTACCGCAGCGCGCGATTCGTCAAGAGCGTGCGTGTCATCACGTTCAAAGACGTAAACGTTGAGGAACTGGTCAAAAATGATGACCTTTCACTTCCAAAAGATGCCGGTTTAGAACGCTGA
- a CDS encoding ribonuclease HII — MGAPTLRFERTFSLHGHRYVAGCDEVGRGALAGPVSVGIVVIDLSVVRSLKGVRDSKLLSPSNREILAPKIARWAVASAVGHASAAEIDDVGLIAALRRAGTRAWRTAAETVRPDAVLLDGNHDWLSPAYQSSLFEEELVKSEPGCDSPVFTRIKADMHCTSVAAASVLAKVERDAMMEDLAGPYPHFQWDANKGYATQSHRTAIAAHGASEYHRKTWRLVAETTAERSTVNISGQRG, encoded by the coding sequence ATGGGCGCACCCACGCTCCGATTTGAGCGTACTTTTTCCTTACACGGTCACCGGTATGTGGCAGGCTGCGACGAAGTGGGGCGCGGTGCCCTTGCGGGGCCTGTGAGCGTGGGAATCGTGGTCATCGACCTCTCGGTGGTGCGGAGCCTGAAGGGTGTTCGCGACAGTAAGCTCCTGAGTCCGTCCAACCGTGAGATTCTCGCGCCGAAGATAGCGCGCTGGGCGGTCGCCTCCGCCGTCGGGCATGCGTCAGCAGCGGAGATCGACGACGTCGGATTGATCGCCGCGTTAAGGCGTGCAGGCACGAGGGCGTGGCGGACGGCGGCGGAGACCGTTCGTCCGGATGCTGTCCTGCTGGACGGCAATCATGACTGGCTGTCACCGGCTTATCAGTCGTCGTTGTTCGAGGAGGAGCTGGTGAAATCTGAGCCGGGTTGCGATTCGCCGGTCTTCACCAGGATCAAGGCAGACATGCACTGCACTTCTGTGGCGGCAGCGTCTGTGCTCGCGAAGGTTGAACGCGATGCAATGATGGAGGATCTGGCCGGACCCTATCCGCACTTTCAGTGGGATGCCAACAAGGGCTACGCGACGCAATCTCACAGGACCGCAATTGCCGCACACGGTGCCTCCGAGTATCACCGGAAGACCTGGCGGCTGGTGGCGGAAACGACAGCTGAACGGTCAACTGTAAACATCAGTGGTCAGAGAGGATGA
- the lepB gene encoding signal peptidase I has product MSQSVPGDSRDEPQQFGQPEENGSGRHSAEGPNDGGSRGFTGWLKEIITIIAIALLLSFLIKTFLFRAFFIPSGSMENTLQIDDRIFVNLLVPGPFELERGDVVVFQDTKNWLPPQEVAPDGPGSWVHEALVFVGLQPDESQQHLVKRIIGMPGDRVRCCDAQGQLTINGEAIDEPYIYPGASPSDIPFDVTVPEGKIWVMGDHRNASADSREHRQGEGQGFIDIDDVEGKAGVIAWPLNHLGFLGSYPDVFDDVPAPADAPAGSLVP; this is encoded by the coding sequence ATGTCGCAGTCTGTCCCCGGTGATTCCCGGGATGAGCCCCAGCAGTTCGGGCAACCGGAGGAGAATGGTTCCGGTCGTCACTCTGCAGAGGGACCGAACGACGGCGGGAGCCGCGGCTTCACAGGGTGGCTCAAAGAGATCATCACCATCATTGCGATTGCGCTGCTGCTGTCCTTCCTGATCAAGACGTTCTTGTTCCGGGCGTTCTTCATTCCGTCCGGATCGATGGAGAACACTCTCCAAATCGATGACCGTATCTTTGTCAATCTTCTGGTTCCGGGGCCGTTTGAGCTTGAACGGGGGGACGTTGTGGTGTTCCAGGACACCAAGAATTGGTTGCCGCCTCAAGAAGTTGCTCCGGATGGTCCCGGGAGCTGGGTCCATGAGGCCCTGGTTTTCGTGGGACTGCAGCCGGATGAGTCGCAGCAGCATTTGGTCAAACGGATCATTGGTATGCCCGGCGACCGGGTACGTTGCTGCGATGCACAGGGCCAACTCACCATCAACGGGGAAGCGATTGACGAGCCTTATATCTATCCGGGCGCCTCGCCGTCGGACATTCCCTTTGACGTGACCGTTCCCGAGGGAAAGATTTGGGTCATGGGAGATCACCGCAACGCTTCAGCCGATTCCCGGGAACACCGTCAGGGTGAAGGCCAGGGTTTCATTGATATTGACGACGTCGAAGGCAAGGCGGGAGTGATCGCCTGGCCGCTCAATCACCTAGGGTTTCTTGGCAGCTACCCGGACGTGTTCGACGACGTACCGGCTCCTGCAGATGCGCCGGCAGGGTCGCTGGTTCCCTGA
- the lepB gene encoding signal peptidase I — protein MPGTPPKRRSGFPGWRFVVCALLLAILISGFVRALVFDVYYIPSGSMAPLFDEGDRVLVSRLDQDIHRGDVVVFDGRGSFAPISSGRSDVVDGVVALGRWIGLTSSDTVYVKRVIGVGGDTVACCSPTGQVMVNGEPIDEPYLFSGDKPSSVEFEAEVPQGRLWVMGDHRSVSADSRSLLGAPGGGMVPEDRVIGQPVAIIWPFSSAGKLESIHLTAPVQSQNQ, from the coding sequence TTGCCGGGGACACCGCCAAAACGCCGGTCCGGTTTCCCGGGCTGGCGTTTTGTGGTCTGTGCTCTTTTACTCGCAATATTGATCAGCGGGTTCGTGCGTGCTTTGGTGTTCGATGTTTATTACATTCCGTCAGGTTCAATGGCCCCATTGTTCGACGAGGGGGACCGAGTGCTGGTCTCCAGACTGGACCAGGACATCCACAGAGGAGACGTTGTGGTCTTTGACGGCCGCGGATCATTTGCGCCGATCAGCAGCGGCCGGTCCGATGTCGTTGACGGGGTTGTAGCACTGGGGCGCTGGATCGGCCTGACCAGCAGTGACACCGTCTACGTGAAGCGCGTTATTGGCGTTGGAGGGGACACAGTTGCCTGCTGTTCGCCGACGGGGCAGGTGATGGTGAACGGAGAACCGATTGATGAGCCATACCTGTTCAGCGGAGACAAACCGAGCAGTGTGGAGTTCGAGGCAGAGGTCCCGCAGGGTAGATTGTGGGTGATGGGCGATCACCGGTCTGTGTCGGCTGACTCCCGTTCCCTTCTCGGCGCTCCCGGCGGTGGAATGGTCCCTGAGGATCGAGTTATCGGCCAACCGGTGGCGATCATCTGGCCATTTTCATCTGCGGGCAAACTTGAGAGCATTCATTTGACGGCTCCAGTGCAGTCGCAGAACCAATAG
- the rplS gene encoding 50S ribosomal protein L19, with protein sequence MHILDNFDAASLRSDVPDFRAGDTLKVHVNIIEGKNTRVQVFQGYVLGRQGRGVGETFTVRKISFGVGVERTFPVHSPIIDKIEVVSKGDVRRAKLYYMRARFGKAAKIKEKRNFNAGK encoded by the coding sequence ATGCATATCCTCGACAATTTTGACGCAGCCTCGCTGCGCAGTGATGTTCCGGATTTCCGGGCCGGTGACACCCTCAAGGTTCACGTCAACATCATTGAAGGCAAGAACACCCGTGTTCAGGTCTTCCAGGGTTACGTGCTCGGCCGTCAGGGCCGCGGCGTAGGCGAAACCTTCACCGTCCGTAAGATCAGCTTCGGCGTCGGCGTGGAGCGTACCTTCCCGGTACATTCTCCGATCATCGACAAAATTGAAGTTGTGTCTAAGGGCGATGTCCGCCGCGCCAAGCTTTACTACATGCGTGCACGCTTCGGTAAGGCAGCAAAGATCAAGGAAAAGCGCAACTTCAACGCCGGAAAGTAA
- the ggt gene encoding gamma-glutamyltransferase, with protein sequence MAHAFQRTHHKKPGQRIIASFAVGATAIVFGLVGTGNAQADPRYPEKTPTSIGHGGAVTSVDPEASKIGLEVLKRGGNATDAAVATAAALGVTEPYSAGLGGGGYFVHYEAATGEVTTIDGRETAPMAMPSDAFINPSTGDPYKFTPELVTSGVSVGVPGTPATWETALDEWGTYSLREALHPAGRLASRGFIVDETFRQQTLDNKKRFEAYTTTPGLFLPGGDAPKVGSVFKNQALAKTYRMLGRTGMDAFYNGPIADEIASLVRNPPKSPTTDLPVPAGFMQTTDLADYEAIVQDPTHVQYRGFDVYGMAPSSSGGSTVGESLNILEQFDVEEMNDGAALHHYLEASALAFADRGAYLGDAAFVDVTLDDLLSDEFAAERACSIDGNTAAQKPVAPGDTENYDGECAGVAQSGSIDEDTENISTTNLTVADKWGNVVEYTLTIEQTGGSGMLVPDRGFLLNNELTDFSTVYDQEDPNRIEPGKRPRSSMAPTIVLQDGEPFLALGSPGGSTIITTVSQIIFNHVDRGMSLPEAIAAPRASQRNTPGVTAEPEFIAQYGQALTPFGHRLVASGDQFTSAAEIGAATAIGFGEDGTLTAVSEPVRRGGGAALVVRTANSRP encoded by the coding sequence ATGGCACACGCATTCCAGCGCACTCACCACAAAAAACCTGGGCAACGGATCATCGCCAGTTTCGCAGTGGGTGCAACCGCAATCGTTTTTGGACTCGTTGGGACAGGGAACGCACAAGCCGATCCTCGCTATCCAGAGAAGACTCCTACCAGTATTGGTCATGGCGGAGCAGTCACTTCGGTTGACCCAGAGGCCTCAAAAATTGGGCTGGAGGTGCTCAAACGTGGTGGCAATGCCACGGACGCCGCTGTTGCCACGGCAGCCGCGCTCGGCGTCACCGAACCGTATAGTGCAGGGCTCGGCGGGGGAGGGTATTTTGTCCATTACGAGGCAGCGACGGGCGAGGTAACAACCATCGACGGCCGCGAAACCGCACCGATGGCGATGCCCAGCGACGCCTTTATCAACCCGTCCACGGGCGATCCGTACAAATTCACGCCGGAACTCGTCACGAGCGGTGTCTCCGTGGGGGTCCCGGGAACGCCTGCAACGTGGGAAACTGCGCTGGACGAATGGGGAACGTATTCGCTGCGTGAAGCGCTGCACCCTGCTGGCAGACTGGCCAGCCGCGGATTCATCGTCGACGAGACGTTCCGCCAGCAAACTCTCGATAACAAGAAGCGATTCGAGGCGTATACGACCACACCAGGGCTCTTCCTGCCCGGTGGTGATGCACCCAAGGTTGGATCGGTCTTCAAGAACCAAGCGCTGGCGAAGACGTACCGGATGCTTGGCCGAACCGGAATGGACGCTTTCTACAACGGGCCCATCGCGGACGAGATTGCCAGCCTGGTCCGGAATCCGCCCAAGAGTCCGACGACGGACCTTCCGGTGCCAGCGGGATTCATGCAGACCACCGATCTGGCTGATTATGAGGCGATTGTGCAGGACCCCACGCACGTTCAGTACCGGGGCTTCGACGTCTACGGGATGGCGCCGTCGTCGTCGGGCGGTTCCACGGTGGGTGAGTCCTTGAACATTCTGGAGCAGTTTGACGTTGAAGAGATGAACGACGGCGCAGCACTGCACCATTACCTTGAAGCGAGCGCATTGGCTTTTGCAGACCGAGGTGCCTACCTCGGCGATGCGGCCTTTGTCGATGTTACGCTCGATGACTTGCTCTCGGATGAGTTCGCGGCGGAGCGCGCCTGCTCCATTGACGGCAATACTGCCGCGCAGAAGCCGGTTGCTCCCGGCGATACTGAGAATTACGACGGCGAGTGCGCTGGTGTCGCACAGTCGGGGTCCATTGACGAGGATACTGAGAACATTTCCACGACGAATCTGACCGTCGCGGACAAGTGGGGCAACGTTGTCGAGTACACGCTGACCATTGAGCAGACGGGTGGTTCAGGCATGCTGGTGCCGGACCGTGGGTTCCTGCTGAACAATGAGTTGACCGACTTCTCGACCGTATATGACCAAGAAGATCCCAATCGGATTGAGCCTGGCAAGAGGCCGCGGTCGTCCATGGCGCCAACGATCGTACTCCAAGATGGTGAGCCGTTCCTGGCATTGGGGTCGCCCGGCGGATCTACCATTATCACTACCGTCTCCCAGATTATTTTCAATCACGTGGACCGGGGCATGTCTCTTCCGGAGGCGATCGCCGCTCCGCGCGCTTCACAGCGCAACACCCCCGGCGTGACGGCTGAACCTGAATTCATCGCGCAATACGGCCAGGCGCTCACTCCCTTTGGGCACCGGTTGGTCGCCTCGGGGGATCAGTTCACCAGTGCCGCAGAGATTGGCGCCGCAACCGCCATCGGATTCGGGGAGGACGGTACCCTGACTGCGGTGTCCGAACCGGTCCGTCGTGGGGGCGGCGCAGCGTTGGTGGTGAGGACGGCGAACTCCCGTCCGTAA